The Microbacterium trichothecenolyticum sequence CGCGGCGTTGACGTCGTAGGCTGCGGCGGGGTTCGCGCCGATGCGGTCGGCGACGATGGCGGATGCCGACGGCGTCTGCTTCGGGTTGCTGATGGTCGCCACGATCACGGCGTCGATGTCTTCGGGCGCGACGCCCGACTTCTCGACGGCCTCGCGGGCGGCTTCGGAGGCCAGGTCGATGGCATCCGTCTCCTTGTTCGCGCGGACGCGCGTGACGATGCCGGTGCGTTGACGGATCCACTCGTCGCTGGAGTCGATGGGCCCGACGAGGTCGTCGTTGGGCACGAAGTTCTCGCCGCGGGCAGCGCCGTACGAGTAGATGCGCGTGTGGGCCGGGCCCTGCAGCTGACGGAGGGTGGGGGTGCTCATGCCTGGTCTTCCTTCAGGAGTGAGACGGCCGCGTCGAGGTCGTCGGGGGTCTTCACCGCCACGGTCGGCGTGCCGCGCAGGGCGCGCTTGGCGAGCCCGGTGAGGGCGCCCGCGGGGGAGAGTTCGATGATGCCGGTCACGCCGTGCTCGGCGAACGAGGCCATGCAGCGATCCCAGTGCACGGGTGAGGCGACCTGTGCGACGACGAGATCGAGCGCTCGGCGGCCCTCCGTCACGACGGAACCGTCGGAGTTCGTCCACAGGGTCGTCGTGGGGCCGGAGACCGCGACATCGGCGGCTGCTGAACGCAGCGCTTCGACGGCGGGCTCCATGAAGCGCGTGTGGAACGCCCCGGCGACCTGCAGCGGAATGACGCGAGCGCCGCGTGGCGCCTCGGCCGCGAGTTCGTCCAGCGCCGGCAGCTCGCCCGCGGCGACGATCTGTCCGCCGCCGTTGTAGTTGGCGGGGGTGAGTCCGAGCGCGTCGAGGCGTTCGAGCACGGTCTGCTCGTCGCCACCGACGACGGCGCTCATGCCCGTCTCGACCGCGGCGGCCGCCTCGGCCATCGCCCGACCGCGCAGGCCCACGAGGCGCAGCGCGTCGGCGTCGCCCAGGACTCCGGATGCCGCCAGCGCGGCGATCTCGCCGACGGAATGCCCCGCGACTCCGGCGACGGGCGTCTCGATGCGCTCGTTCAGCGCAGCCCACGACAGCAGGCTCGCAGCGACGATCAGCGGCTGGGCGACGCTCGTGTCGCGGATCTGATCGGCATCCCATTCGGTGCCGGCTGCCACGAGGTCGACGCCAGCT is a genomic window containing:
- a CDS encoding ACP S-malonyltransferase — its product is MIIAVFPGQGSQTPGFLTPWLELDGARERLAAYSEQAGVDLVAAGTEWDADQIRDTSVAQPLIVAASLLSWAALNERIETPVAGVAGHSVGEIAALAASGVLGDADALRLVGLRGRAMAEAAAAVETGMSAVVGGDEQTVLERLDALGLTPANYNGGGQIVAAGELPALDELAAEAPRGARVIPLQVAGAFHTRFMEPAVEALRSAAADVAVSGPTTTLWTNSDGSVVTEGRRALDLVVAQVASPVHWDRCMASFAEHGVTGIIELSPAGALTGLAKRALRGTPTVAVKTPDDLDAAVSLLKEDQA